One Kitasatospora sp. NBC_01266 genomic window carries:
- a CDS encoding M48 family metallopeptidase, which translates to MTDSIATRTCPRCGAAFDSSPRFSEWCPSCEWNLGAEPPLGWREARRRSRARARAEGLYERLAASTVGGRRWNVGRLAALALASLVHLVTLAVVVCSLWLLLTGRLVFIVLGLVGLGLAYLLRPRLGGRRDDPALVTREQAPQLYALTDRVAEALGARRPDRIRMQSGYRTGYARLGVRQQVELTLGMTLWTVLTPQERIALLAQELGHGATWDPRRGLWLRVALETLDAWHNLLMPGSGDELMVSRIERSSQYDALPGGGVLRQMNANTQKALLEELSLRLLLVCALPVQLARRGLYRLVRSGSQQAEYQADDLAARVGSSTATKAMLDALFLDETATAYLRKQRALAGHRAAARPADIAQALWNGLAEYVDSVPDIERERRRRLAAREAAAVDAWHPPTHLRVRLRAQRPEQSAALLADTVDWTAIHAELEDARWRVAILVLGI; encoded by the coding sequence ATGACCGACTCCATAGCAACGCGCACCTGCCCCCGGTGCGGTGCGGCGTTCGACTCCAGTCCCCGGTTCAGCGAGTGGTGTCCCAGCTGCGAGTGGAACCTCGGCGCCGAGCCGCCCCTGGGCTGGCGGGAGGCGCGGCGGCGCTCGCGGGCGCGGGCGCGGGCCGAGGGACTGTACGAGCGACTGGCCGCCAGCACCGTGGGCGGACGGCGGTGGAACGTCGGCCGGTTGGCCGCGCTGGCCCTTGCCTCGCTGGTACACCTCGTGACCCTGGCAGTGGTGGTCTGCTCCCTCTGGCTGCTGCTGACCGGCAGGTTGGTCTTCATCGTGCTCGGCCTGGTCGGCCTGGGCCTGGCCTACCTGCTGCGCCCGCGGCTCGGCGGGCGGCGGGACGACCCGGCGCTGGTGACCCGTGAGCAGGCCCCGCAGCTGTACGCGCTGACCGACCGGGTGGCCGAGGCGCTGGGGGCCCGGCGGCCGGACCGGATCCGGATGCAGTCCGGCTACCGCACCGGCTACGCCCGGCTGGGAGTGCGTCAGCAGGTGGAGCTCACGCTGGGGATGACGCTGTGGACGGTGCTCACCCCGCAGGAGCGCATCGCCCTGCTGGCCCAGGAGCTCGGCCACGGCGCCACCTGGGATCCGCGACGGGGCCTGTGGCTTCGGGTGGCGCTGGAGACCCTGGACGCCTGGCACAACCTGCTGATGCCCGGTAGTGGTGACGAGTTGATGGTCAGCCGGATCGAGCGCAGCAGCCAGTACGACGCCCTGCCGGGCGGCGGCGTCCTGCGGCAGATGAACGCCAACACCCAGAAGGCGCTGCTCGAGGAACTGTCGCTCCGGCTGTTGCTGGTCTGCGCGCTGCCCGTCCAGCTGGCCCGGCGCGGCCTGTACCGACTGGTCCGCTCCGGCAGCCAGCAGGCCGAGTACCAGGCGGACGACCTGGCCGCCCGCGTCGGCTCGTCGACGGCGACCAAGGCGATGCTCGACGCCCTGTTCCTGGACGAGACCGCCACCGCCTACCTGCGCAAGCAGCGGGCGCTGGCCGGACACCGCGCGGCGGCCCGCCCGGCCGACATCGCGCAGGCCCTCTGGAACGGCCTGGCCGAGTACGTCGACTCCGTCCCGGACATCGAGCGCGAGCGCCGCCGGCGCCTGGCCGCCCGCGAGGCGGCGGCCGTGGACGCCTGGCACCCGCCGACCCACCTGCGGGTCCGGCTGCGGGCCCAGCGTCCCGAACAGTCGGCGGCGCTCCTGGCCGACACGGTGGACTGGACGGCGATCCACGCCGAGTTGGAGGACGCGCGCTGGCGGGTCGCCATCCTGGTGCTGGGGATCTGA
- a CDS encoding MarR family winged helix-turn-helix transcriptional regulator, producing MRPPTRTATDQAPADPAATDDLLATQPIGYWTGLAHAAVTRQLRDATARVDVTQPQYWVLNRVNGGPAAPSREEVVGQLTPLADGPHEIARVIDQLLHRGWLRIDAGQRLRLTDAGEAARVRLRELATELRAVVHQGISDEEYVAALKVLRRMVANVEENGGS from the coding sequence ATGCGACCGCCGACCAGGACCGCCACCGACCAGGCGCCGGCCGATCCGGCCGCCACCGACGACCTGCTGGCCACCCAGCCCATCGGCTACTGGACCGGCCTCGCCCACGCGGCCGTCACCCGGCAACTGCGTGACGCCACGGCCAGGGTCGACGTCACGCAGCCGCAGTACTGGGTGCTCAACCGGGTGAACGGCGGGCCCGCGGCGCCGAGCCGCGAGGAGGTGGTCGGCCAGCTGACTCCCCTCGCGGACGGGCCGCACGAGATCGCCCGTGTCATCGACCAGTTGCTCCACCGCGGCTGGCTGCGGATCGACGCCGGGCAGCGCCTGCGGCTCACCGACGCCGGGGAGGCCGCCCGGGTGCGGCTGCGCGAGCTGGCGACCGAGCTGCGCGCCGTGGTCCACCAGGGCATCAGCGACGAGGAGTACGTGGCCGCGCTCAAGGTGCTGCGCAGGATGGTCGCCAACGTCGAGGAGAACGGCGGCTCCTAG
- a CDS encoding TetR/AcrR family transcriptional regulator — protein sequence MNDSDGDTGPATRPKRADARRNEEALLDAAAAVFVRSGVEAPVRDIAAEAGVGTGTIYRHFPTRADLIIAVYRHQVEACAEAGPALLATSPTPHAALGRWINQFVDFLVTKHGLAAVLQPGNADFDTLHAYFLDRLVPVCAQLLEAATAAGEIRSDVNALELMRGVGNLCIGAYNNPQYDARRLVELLIAGLRLSVQDLSWCHGGGAGRPREAD from the coding sequence GTGAACGACAGCGACGGGGACACCGGGCCCGCAACCCGGCCCAAGCGGGCGGACGCCCGGCGCAACGAGGAGGCACTGCTCGACGCGGCCGCCGCGGTCTTCGTCAGGTCGGGCGTCGAAGCGCCGGTACGCGACATCGCCGCCGAGGCCGGCGTCGGCACGGGCACGATCTACCGCCACTTCCCGACCCGCGCGGACCTGATCATCGCCGTCTACCGGCACCAGGTCGAGGCCTGCGCCGAGGCCGGCCCGGCCCTGCTGGCCACCAGCCCGACTCCGCACGCCGCACTCGGGCGGTGGATCAACCAGTTCGTCGACTTCCTGGTCACCAAGCACGGACTCGCTGCCGTACTGCAGCCCGGCAACGCCGACTTCGACACGCTGCACGCCTACTTCCTCGACCGGCTCGTGCCCGTCTGCGCCCAACTGCTCGAGGCCGCAACCGCCGCCGGCGAGATCCGCTCCGACGTGAACGCCCTCGAACTCATGCGCGGCGTCGGGAACCTCTGCATCGGCGCATACAACAACCCGCAGTACGACGCACGGCGCCTGGTCGAACTCCTCATCGCGGGACTGCGGCTATCGGTCCAGGACCTGTCGTGGTGCCACGGAGGCGGTGCCGGGCGTCCCCGTGAGGCCGACTAG
- the add gene encoding adenosine deaminase, translating to MTTREQSGALGPAASARDLRTLPKAELHLHLLAAMRPTTLVELAAEDGRTAPDPRGFTSFAEFQQVFHAAYQATSARPEQLRRVVTELVEDTAADGGVWVQPHFDPHSYAHFGSGEHVLDLVLDAGRQAGARCGVGFGLTLAVSRHSSPEDALRLARFAARHAGRGIHALGLTGDEKARPAEAFAEAFALARAAGLTSAPHAGELCGPDSVRAAVEHLGATRIAHGIRAAEDPDLLRLLAERGVSMDVCLSSNRVLGVVPELTRHPLPQLLAAGVRCSLGTDDPLMFGSSLAEEYAIARHTLGLTDHQLASIARTSVETSDAPADLIGSACAGIDNWLQQG from the coding sequence GTGACAACGCGGGAACAGAGCGGCGCGCTCGGCCCGGCCGCATCGGCTCGTGACCTGCGAACGCTGCCCAAGGCCGAGTTGCACCTGCACCTGCTGGCAGCCATGCGTCCGACGACGCTGGTCGAACTCGCGGCCGAAGACGGCCGGACCGCGCCGGATCCGCGCGGGTTCACCAGCTTCGCCGAGTTCCAGCAGGTCTTCCACGCGGCCTACCAGGCCACGTCGGCCCGACCGGAGCAGTTGCGGCGGGTGGTGACCGAGTTGGTGGAGGACACGGCCGCCGACGGCGGCGTCTGGGTCCAACCCCACTTCGACCCGCACAGCTACGCGCACTTCGGGTCCGGGGAACACGTCCTCGACCTGGTCCTCGACGCGGGTCGGCAGGCCGGCGCCCGCTGCGGCGTGGGGTTCGGCCTGACGCTCGCGGTCTCGCGCCACAGCAGCCCCGAGGACGCCCTCCGCCTCGCACGCTTCGCCGCGCGCCACGCCGGACGCGGAATCCATGCCCTGGGGCTGACCGGCGATGAGAAGGCCCGCCCCGCCGAGGCTTTCGCCGAGGCGTTCGCGCTCGCCAGGGCAGCCGGTCTGACCTCCGCACCGCACGCCGGCGAACTCTGCGGCCCCGACAGCGTCCGCGCCGCGGTCGAGCACCTCGGCGCGACGCGGATCGCGCACGGCATCCGCGCCGCGGAGGATCCGGACCTCCTGCGGTTGCTGGCCGAGCGGGGCGTCTCGATGGACGTCTGCCTGAGCTCCAACCGGGTCCTCGGCGTGGTCCCCGAGCTGACCCGGCACCCGCTGCCGCAACTGCTGGCCGCCGGCGTGCGGTGCTCGCTCGGAACGGACGACCCGTTGATGTTCGGGTCCTCGCTCGCCGAGGAGTACGCGATCGCCCGGCACACGCTCGGCCTCACCGACCATCAACTCGCAAGCATCGCACGCACGTCCGTCGAGACCAGTGACGCACCCGCCGACCTGATCGGATCGGCCTGCGCGGGCATCGACAACTGGCTCCAGCAGGGCTGA
- a CDS encoding S9 family peptidase yields MPHLAPRPTPGPAEELTAEMAQDVAVAVTPAISPDGRLVAHGVISDGGKDGHPHGSIWVAATDGSTAPRRLTDGTAHDLAPKWAPDSASLFFTSEREQRGTAQLQRVLLDDGEDVAKVQALTSWRGGISDHYPLADGHTVAVLAEDEPTAEDERREAERDDAKVWGRHLPVTRLRLLDLGTGVLRTVAGLGNRHVVELTQRPDGGPLAVLSWSTPELDPGVLNAELHLVDPHTAAVQDLGPIGVEAESPAWWNHDGEWHLAHLAVTPPNLIGGLAVLDTVPPVTGPAVEHRNLTLGMPVSPTELVQVADGPLLALFADGLDTALYRLDPHSQRFHQLSSAPGALAGLSASRSGETHAVLWSTAYEPENVHAGLVGGPLLQLSDTRPHLRGIRWGVQERLSYQASDGLPLDGLLILPAGRTRDEGPFPLVTLVHGGPYYRYADAFALNPVDCGQWLATSGYAVFLPNPRGGSGHGHEFAAMVAGAVGGDEWTDILAGIDLLVAEGVADPERLGISGWSHGGFMAAWAISQTDRFKAALMGAGISDWGMQAGTGDWGVLDAALGGSTGWDGPGPHIHDAHSPISHAAKIRTPILILHGEEDTNVPLGQVIHFHRALRHFGVEHEFVVYPREGHGLVERSHRLDALRRIRGWFDRWL; encoded by the coding sequence ATGCCGCACCTCGCACCGCGACCGACTCCCGGACCCGCCGAAGAGCTCACCGCCGAAATGGCGCAGGACGTCGCCGTAGCGGTGACACCGGCCATCTCACCTGATGGTCGCCTGGTCGCCCACGGGGTGATCTCGGATGGTGGCAAGGACGGGCATCCGCACGGCTCGATCTGGGTCGCCGCCACGGACGGGAGCACAGCCCCGCGCCGACTGACCGACGGCACCGCCCACGACCTCGCTCCGAAGTGGGCACCCGACTCGGCCTCTCTCTTCTTCACCTCCGAGCGCGAGCAGCGGGGCACCGCTCAACTCCAGCGAGTCCTCCTGGACGACGGCGAGGACGTCGCCAAGGTCCAGGCCCTGACCAGTTGGCGCGGGGGAATCTCCGACCACTACCCGCTCGCCGACGGCCACACGGTCGCTGTTCTCGCCGAGGACGAACCCACCGCGGAGGACGAGCGCCGGGAGGCCGAGCGCGACGACGCCAAGGTCTGGGGCCGGCACCTCCCCGTCACCCGGTTGCGTCTGCTCGACCTGGGGACCGGCGTGCTCCGCACCGTGGCGGGCCTCGGGAACCGCCATGTCGTGGAGCTGACCCAGCGTCCGGACGGCGGCCCGCTGGCAGTGCTGAGCTGGTCCACCCCGGAACTCGACCCCGGTGTCCTGAACGCGGAGTTGCATCTGGTCGACCCGCACACGGCAGCGGTCCAGGACCTGGGCCCGATCGGGGTCGAGGCCGAGTCCCCGGCCTGGTGGAACCATGACGGTGAGTGGCACCTGGCCCACCTGGCAGTCACCCCACCGAACTTGATCGGCGGGCTTGCTGTGCTGGACACCGTCCCGCCGGTGACCGGTCCGGCGGTCGAGCACCGCAACCTGACCCTCGGCATGCCCGTCAGCCCGACTGAGCTGGTGCAGGTCGCCGACGGGCCGCTGCTGGCGCTGTTCGCCGACGGACTGGACACCGCGCTGTACCGGCTCGATCCGCACTCCCAGCGATTCCACCAGCTGTCCTCGGCCCCTGGCGCGCTCGCCGGGCTGAGTGCGAGCCGCTCCGGCGAAACGCACGCCGTGCTGTGGAGTACTGCCTACGAGCCCGAGAACGTCCATGCGGGACTCGTCGGCGGGCCGCTGCTCCAGCTCAGCGACACCAGGCCGCACCTACGCGGGATCCGCTGGGGAGTCCAGGAGCGTCTCAGCTACCAGGCCTCCGACGGACTCCCGTTGGACGGACTGCTGATCCTCCCGGCCGGCCGCACGCGGGACGAGGGGCCCTTTCCGCTCGTCACCTTGGTCCACGGCGGCCCTTACTACCGCTATGCCGACGCGTTCGCGCTGAACCCGGTCGACTGCGGGCAGTGGCTGGCAACGAGCGGATACGCGGTGTTCCTGCCCAACCCCCGGGGCGGATCGGGCCATGGCCATGAGTTCGCCGCCATGGTGGCGGGCGCGGTGGGCGGCGACGAGTGGACCGACATCCTCGCCGGAATCGACCTGCTGGTCGCCGAGGGCGTCGCCGATCCCGAACGCCTGGGCATCTCCGGGTGGAGCCACGGCGGCTTCATGGCAGCCTGGGCAATCAGCCAGACCGACCGGTTCAAGGCCGCCCTGATGGGCGCCGGCATCAGCGACTGGGGCATGCAGGCCGGGACCGGCGACTGGGGAGTCCTGGACGCGGCGCTCGGCGGCAGCACCGGCTGGGACGGGCCGGGACCGCACATCCACGACGCACACAGCCCGATCTCCCATGCGGCCAAGATCCGCACCCCGATACTGATCCTGCACGGCGAGGAGGACACCAACGTCCCACTCGGCCAGGTCATCCACTTCCATCGCGCACTGCGCCACTTCGGGGTCGAGCACGAGTTCGTCGTCTACCCCCGCGAAGGCCACGGCCTCGTGGAGCGCAGCCACCGACTGGATGCCCTGCGGCGCATCCGCGGCTGGTTCGACCGCTGGCTGTAG
- a CDS encoding putative quinol monooxygenase — translation MIFIVVKFPVRPEYTDSWLTHVEAFTQATRAEPGNLWFEWSRSVEEADTYVLVEAFQDGAAEAHVNSDHFRAAMETLRPLVQRAPQIVSTTIEGATGWSKMGELGID, via the coding sequence ATGATCTTCATCGTCGTCAAGTTCCCGGTCCGGCCCGAGTACACCGACTCCTGGCTGACCCACGTCGAGGCGTTCACTCAAGCCACCCGCGCCGAGCCCGGAAACCTGTGGTTCGAGTGGTCGCGCAGCGTCGAGGAGGCCGACACCTACGTGCTCGTCGAGGCGTTCCAGGACGGCGCCGCCGAGGCCCATGTGAACTCGGACCACTTCCGGGCCGCGATGGAGACCCTCCGTCCGCTGGTCCAGCGGGCGCCGCAGATCGTCAGCACCACGATCGAGGGCGCCACCGGCTGGAGCAAGATGGGCGAACTCGGCATCGACTGA